GCCGGCGCGCGCCCGACCAAGGAAGGGGGACGGCCCATGTCCACCCCGTTCGAGTCCGAGAGCCCGCACGGCCCGCCTCTCGCGGCGGGCCCCGGCGGCGCGATCGCCCTCCCCGCGATCCCCGTCCGGCGCCCGCGGCTCGACCTCTCGCCCGACGTGCCGCGCCACTGGTGCCGGGGCGAGCCGTTCGCGACGCACGTCCTCGACGCGCTCTCCTCGGTGTTCCCGATCGGCGAGGCCTTCTTCGTCCGGGCCGTCCTGCACTACTCGGATGCGATCGAGCGCGACGGCGGCCGCGATCTGGCCCGCGCCGTGCGGGGCTTCGCCGGGCAGGAGGGCCGGCACAGCCACGAGCACGATCGCCACGTCGAGCTCCTGATCGCGAACGGCTACCCCGCGCTCGCGACGCGCAATCGCATCGCCGACGCCGCCCTGCGCTGGTCGAACCGGCGCATGCCGCTGTCGTCGCTCGCCGCGACGGCCGCGCTCGAGCACCTC
This window of the Myxococcota bacterium genome carries:
- a CDS encoding metal-dependent hydrolase: MSTPFESESPHGPPLAAGPGGAIALPAIPVRRPRLDLSPDVPRHWCRGEPFATHVLDALSSVFPIGEAFFVRAVLHYSDAIERDGGRDLARAVRGFAGQEGRHSHEHDRHVELLIANGYPALATRNRIADAALRWSNRRMPLSSLAATAALEHLTALLARTVLSNEERIERDFDPRMVRLWQWHALEEAEHKAVAFDVLRLVARREHALRAWSLAVQTFFLVIETLDRTMYMLWKDGELFRAKTWRDGWRFLFGAGGDGERGLLRGLGAEFRAWFRRDFHPMQIDDSALVARWRREFDADAVLRR